The DNA window ACTTGATGAGGCCTTCCAACATACGCTTATTTACTTTATGGAGATCGACCCGCCGGCAGAAGTCGAATAACGATCCGAAGGGGCCACCCTGAATCCGCACCTCCAGGACCGACTCCACGGCCCCCTCGCCGACGTTCTTGATTGCGGCCAAACCGAACCGGATGGCCCCACCGGCGACGGCAAAGTGCGTGTGGCTGGCGTTCACGTCCGGACCCAGCACTTTGATGCCCAGATCACGACATTCGGTGAAATAGCCAACCAGCTTGTCCTGGTTGCCCATGTCGGTCGTCATCAGGGACGCCATAAACTCGGTCGGGTAGTGGGCCTTCAAATAGGCCGTTTGGTAACAGACAACAGCATAGGCGGCGGCGTGTGATTTATTGAAGCCGTATCCGGCGAATTTTTGAATCAACTCGTAGAGTTTTTCGGCTTTCTTCTCAGGAATCTTTTTCTGCTTCGCGCCATCGAGGAACTTGGCGCGCAACTTTTCCATCTCTTCCGGCTTCTTTTTGCCCATCGCACGACGAAGAATATCGGCTTGGCCCAACGAGAACCCGGCCATCTTGTTGGCAATCGCCATGGCCTGTTCCTGATAGACGATGACACCATAGGTCTCCTTGAGGAGCGGCTCCAATTCTGAAACCTCATAGGTAATCGGTACCTTACCCTGCTTTCGCTTGATGAAATCAGGAATGAGGTCCATCGGTCCGGGGCGATAGAGCGCGATAATGGCGATGATGTCTTCGAATCGATCGGGCTTCAGTCCGGTGAGGAGATCCCGCATGCCTGAGCTTTCCAGCTGGAACAGTCCCGTTGTTTTTCCGGAGCTCAACAGCGCGAATGTGGCCGGGTCGTCGAACGGCACCTGATCGATCACGAGCTGCGGCGCCTCGGGATGCGTGTCGTTGATCAAGGTTTCGGCACGCCTGATCATCGTGAGGGTCTTGAGACCGAGAAAGTCGAATTTGACCAACCCGATTTTCTCGACGTCCCCCATCGAGTACTGGGTCACAATTTCGTCGTTGGCACCCTTATAAAGGGGCACGTGGTCGGTGAGCGGTCCTTCGGAAATCACGACGCCCGCTGCATGGGTCGAAGCATGGCGAGCCAGGCCTTCGAGGGATTGCGCATTGGTCATGAGCTCTTTGACCTTGGGGTCCGTCTCCACCAGCTCGCGTAAGCGAGGCTCTGTGTCCAATGCCTGCTGCAGCGTGATGTTCAATTGATTGGGGACCAGCTTCGCAACTTTATCCGCGTCGGCGTAGGGCATTTCCAACACGCGCCCCACGTCGCGAATCGCAGCCTTCGCGCCGAGTGTGCCGAACGTAATAATTTGAGCGACATGGTCGGTTCCATACTTGTCCACCACGTAATTGATCACTTCCCCACGACGATCCATGCAGAAATCCATATCGATATCAGGAAGCGAGACGCGCTCGGGGTTCAAGAAACGCTCGAACAATAGGGTATAGACGAGTGGATCGAGATCGGTAATGCGCAGGGCATAGGCCACAAGGCTACCGGCGGCAGAACCCCGCCCAGGCCCTACCGGGATCCCCTTTGAACGAGCGAAGCGGATGATGTCCCACACGATGAGAAAGTAGCCTGCAAACCCCATCGAGCAGATCACCATCAATTCTTCCCTGAGGCGCTGATCATAGGCAGCAGAAGCCACCCGACTGGGCCTTTCTTTTAGTCGTTCCTTCAAACCGGCGAGGGCGAGATGTTCCAAATAGGACTCACGATCCTTGAATTCATCTGGGACCCGATATTGTGGAAGATGAGTCTTGTTCAGCGGGAGGTCGAGTTCGCAATGGTCGGCGATGCGGCAGGTGTTCGTCACGGCGCCGGGAAACTCCGCGAACGCGGGAGCGATTTCCTCCGTTGATTTGACGTACAGTTGATCCGTGTCGAACTTCATCCGGTTGGGATCGCTGACCGTCTTTCCTGTCTGCAGGCACAGCATCAGCTCATGCGGCCGCGCGTCTTCCTTGTTCAAGTAATGACAATCATTCGTGCCAGCCAGCGGAATCCCGAGCTTCTTATGAATGTCCATCAAGCCGGCATTGGCCACCCGCTGATGATCGAGTCCGTTCGCCTGCACCTCGAGGTAGAAGTGATCCTTCCCAAA is part of the Nitrospira sp. genome and encodes:
- a CDS encoding DNA polymerase III subunit alpha, which gives rise to MASSFVHLHLHTQFSLLDGANQIEPLVRQIKSFNQPAVAMTDHGNMFGAIEFYRKAKEVGVKPIIGCEAYMALGSRHAKKDSGLAHNDYYHLILLARNLTGYQNLIKLVSKGYLEGFYYKPRIDKELLKSHHDGIIALSGCLSGEIPYLIGQQDMQGAMAVAGEFQEIFGKDHFYLEVQANGLDHQRVANAGLMDIHKKLGIPLAGTNDCHYLNKEDARPHELMLCLQTGKTVSDPNRMKFDTDQLYVKSTEEIAPAFAEFPGAVTNTCRIADHCELDLPLNKTHLPQYRVPDEFKDRESYLEHLALAGLKERLKERPSRVASAAYDQRLREELMVICSMGFAGYFLIVWDIIRFARSKGIPVGPGRGSAAGSLVAYALRITDLDPLVYTLLFERFLNPERVSLPDIDMDFCMDRRGEVINYVVDKYGTDHVAQIITFGTLGAKAAIRDVGRVLEMPYADADKVAKLVPNQLNITLQQALDTEPRLRELVETDPKVKELMTNAQSLEGLARHASTHAAGVVISEGPLTDHVPLYKGANDEIVTQYSMGDVEKIGLVKFDFLGLKTLTMIRRAETLINDTHPEAPQLVIDQVPFDDPATFALLSSGKTTGLFQLESSGMRDLLTGLKPDRFEDIIAIIALYRPGPMDLIPDFIKRKQGKVPITYEVSELEPLLKETYGVIVYQEQAMAIANKMAGFSLGQADILRRAMGKKKPEEMEKLRAKFLDGAKQKKIPEKKAEKLYELIQKFAGYGFNKSHAAAYAVVCYQTAYLKAHYPTEFMASLMTTDMGNQDKLVGYFTECRDLGIKVLGPDVNASHTHFAVAGGAIRFGLAAIKNVGEGAVESVLEVRIQGGPFGSLFDFCRRVDLHKVNKRMLEGLIKSGAFDSTGAKRAQLMAVLDQAVEEGAAAQRERELGQISIFGEEVNGHPTSTALPTPPLPSLEEWDQAQRLKYERELTGFYISAHPLARYEATLSALSTTTTVGLKECPDGGEVKICGIIATVKSMLTKKGDRMAYLTVEDLQGTIEVIVFPDLFRTAGELIAPERIVRITGTIDRGDKGTKIRGSKIEPLAEVQAQSIKRIRIRLSDCPEVREQLPRLLDIFRRHPGSTSISMLFRTDGTLEAETAPLPHLTVCASDHFMSDVEEVLGKGTLSLLS